The proteins below are encoded in one region of Paenibacillus albus:
- the pgeF gene encoding peptidoglycan editing factor PgeF, whose amino-acid sequence MTKEPFVQSSNAQNEHTAKLPSLFLLSDWTNAYEGVTAGFTGRSGGVSEAPWQSLNCGLHVGDADEHVIRNRELIAEELGWTFDAWTCAEQVHGNHVHVVRAEDRGKGKDSRADALQDTDALITNEKNVLLTSFYADCVPLYFYDPVQQVVALAHAGWKGTVLEIALKTVEAMAANFGCEPRAIRGAIGPSIGICCYEVNDVVLDRVKPIIQELQLDEAELVQPTTIGKARINLKELNRQIMIKAGILPSHIECSEWCTGCSTDVFYSHRMEGGATGRMASWIGMREGDFEA is encoded by the coding sequence ATGACGAAAGAACCATTTGTACAATCGAGCAATGCACAGAATGAACATACAGCGAAGTTGCCTTCGCTTTTTTTATTGTCTGACTGGACGAACGCGTACGAAGGAGTGACAGCAGGTTTTACAGGGCGTAGCGGCGGCGTAAGCGAAGCGCCTTGGCAATCGCTCAATTGCGGGCTGCATGTCGGAGATGCGGATGAGCATGTCATTCGTAATCGCGAGCTCATCGCGGAAGAGCTTGGCTGGACGTTCGATGCCTGGACCTGTGCGGAGCAGGTGCATGGCAACCACGTTCATGTCGTGCGTGCGGAAGACCGCGGCAAGGGCAAGGACAGTCGGGCAGACGCGCTGCAAGATACGGATGCGCTTATAACGAATGAGAAGAACGTGCTCTTAACCTCGTTCTACGCGGATTGTGTGCCGCTGTATTTCTATGATCCGGTACAACAAGTCGTTGCATTAGCGCATGCTGGCTGGAAAGGCACTGTGCTCGAGATCGCTCTCAAAACAGTCGAAGCGATGGCGGCGAATTTTGGCTGCGAGCCTCGGGCGATACGCGGTGCGATTGGCCCGTCGATTGGAATCTGCTGCTATGAGGTTAATGATGTTGTACTTGATCGCGTGAAACCGATCATCCAGGAGCTGCAGCTGGATGAAGCGGAGCTGGTACAACCGACCACTATAGGCAAGGCTAGGATAAACTTGAAAGAATTGAACCGACAGATTATGATAAAAGCAGGAATTTTGCCGAGCCATATCGAATGTTCAGAGTGGTGTACCGGCTGCTCCACGGATGTCTTCTACTCGCATCGAATGGAAGGCGGCGCTACCGGAAGAATGGCTAGCTGGATCGGTATGAGAGAAGGAGATTTTGAAGCGTGA
- a CDS encoding YggS family pyridoxal phosphate-dependent enzyme: protein MTLLQRMDYVEQRLAEACARSGRERSEIELIAVTKYVGVQQTQQVLGAGIVHLGENRWQDASEKWNAITGTNWDGSSDHSPAGQAVWHFIGSLQTNKVKDVVGKFTYIHSLDRLSLAQAIERRAEQLGIVVPCFIQVNVSGEDSKHGLQPEELGNFAKELGAYPHIKPVGLMTMAPLDSDGEQSRPVFRGLRQLRDELNQSAVLSKPITGLSMGMSSDFEVAVEEGATWLRLGTVLVGKS from the coding sequence GTGACCCTATTGCAACGAATGGATTATGTAGAGCAACGGCTCGCTGAGGCATGCGCCAGAAGCGGCAGAGAGCGCTCGGAGATCGAACTTATTGCTGTTACCAAGTATGTAGGCGTGCAGCAAACGCAGCAAGTGCTGGGAGCGGGCATCGTTCATTTAGGCGAGAACCGCTGGCAGGATGCATCGGAGAAGTGGAATGCAATTACGGGGACGAATTGGGACGGAAGCTCTGACCATTCGCCAGCCGGACAAGCTGTATGGCATTTTATCGGATCATTGCAAACGAACAAAGTCAAAGATGTCGTCGGGAAATTCACATACATACACTCATTGGACCGGCTATCGCTCGCACAGGCTATTGAACGCCGCGCGGAGCAGCTGGGCATTGTCGTACCTTGCTTTATTCAGGTGAACGTTTCCGGGGAAGATAGCAAGCATGGCCTGCAACCGGAGGAGCTCGGGAATTTCGCTAAAGAGCTTGGCGCATACCCGCATATCAAACCCGTCGGTTTGATGACGATGGCGCCGCTGGACAGCGATGGCGAGCAATCGCGTCCCGTATTTCGGGGTTTACGGCAGCTTAGAGATGAATTAAATCAAAGCGCCGTACTGAGCAAGCCAATAACTGGTTTGTCGATGGGCATGTCTAGTGACTTCGAAGTGGCAGTAGAGGAAGGCGCAACATGGCTAAGACTTGGAACGGTGCTTGTCGGGAAGAGTTAG
- a CDS encoding cell division protein SepF, producing the protein MMNKFMNFLGLQDEEEVVERERVDNQEEQEVETSPFEARKQTAKGNNIVSIHSQKNVRVILNEPRSYEEAQEIADHLRSHRSVVVNLQRVRSDQAVRIVDFLSGTIYALNGGISKVGANIFLCTPDTVEIQGAISEMLVDEQDYKKMR; encoded by the coding sequence ATGATGAACAAGTTCATGAATTTTCTCGGCTTGCAAGACGAAGAAGAAGTCGTAGAACGTGAGCGAGTGGATAACCAGGAAGAGCAAGAAGTTGAAACTTCTCCTTTCGAGGCACGTAAACAAACTGCAAAGGGTAATAATATCGTCAGCATTCATTCCCAGAAGAATGTCCGCGTTATCCTGAACGAGCCGCGTTCCTACGAGGAAGCGCAAGAAATTGCCGACCACCTGCGTTCACATCGCTCGGTCGTTGTCAATTTGCAGCGCGTGCGCTCCGATCAGGCAGTGCGTATTGTTGATTTCTTAAGCGGAACGATCTATGCGCTGAACGGCGGCATTTCTAAGGTTGGTGCAAATATTTTTCTTTGCACACCGGACACGGTGGAAATTCAAGGCGCAATATCCGAGATGCTGGTCGATGAGCAAGACTACAAAAAAATGAGGTGA
- a CDS encoding YggT family protein, with protein MDIAGLILTLSQIYTYMIIAYVLLSWLPSLRESFIGELLSKLVEPYLAPFRRFIPSIGGVIDISPIVALFALRFVALGLISVIEMIV; from the coding sequence TTGGACATTGCAGGCTTAATATTAACGCTTTCCCAAATTTACACGTATATGATTATCGCGTACGTCCTGCTATCGTGGCTACCTAGTTTGCGCGAGAGCTTCATCGGCGAACTGCTGAGCAAGCTTGTTGAGCCGTATCTGGCGCCATTCCGCAGATTTATTCCGTCCATTGGCGGAGTAATCGATATCTCGCCGATCGTCGCGCTGTTCGCGCTTCGTTTCGTCGCGCTTGGCTTGATTTCGGTTATTGAAATGATCGTATGA
- a CDS encoding YlmH family RNA-binding protein — MKNEIYVHFHPDERAFVDRAEEWVERAANLHEMKKTDFLDPRQAEIVTMLVNRNQGVQLKLFGGYEGAERRRAIIAPDYRYLDDEPEGIALIEVSGDTKGHLELDHGDYLGALLGLGIKRDRVGDLHIHEEKCHCLVMEEIADYINIHLRQVHRVHVLTEILPLAQLQPAVSAMEEMNLSVASLRLDGIASDVHRISRTKIVDPIRAGRCRVNWRVEEDPSTPLAEGDVVSMQGLGRFKVLVVEGLTKKGRVRVKIGKFI, encoded by the coding sequence ATGAAGAACGAAATCTATGTTCACTTTCACCCGGATGAGCGGGCATTCGTTGACCGAGCTGAGGAATGGGTGGAGCGGGCTGCGAATCTGCATGAAATGAAGAAGACCGATTTTCTTGATCCGAGACAAGCGGAGATCGTAACGATGCTTGTAAATCGGAATCAAGGGGTGCAGCTTAAGCTGTTTGGAGGATATGAAGGCGCTGAACGAAGACGAGCTATTATCGCGCCGGACTATCGTTATCTCGACGATGAGCCCGAAGGAATCGCTTTGATTGAAGTATCCGGCGATACGAAGGGCCATTTGGAGCTCGATCACGGCGACTATCTAGGCGCCTTGCTCGGACTCGGCATTAAGCGTGACCGAGTCGGTGATTTGCACATCCACGAGGAGAAGTGTCATTGTCTCGTTATGGAGGAGATCGCCGATTATATTAATATTCATCTGCGTCAAGTCCACCGCGTTCATGTCCTGACGGAAATTTTGCCGCTTGCGCAGCTGCAGCCGGCAGTGTCTGCCATGGAAGAGATGAACCTGTCGGTGGCTTCTTTGCGTCTAGACGGTATCGCAAGCGACGTTCACCGGATTAGCCGAACGAAGATTGTCGATCCGATTCGCGCCGGCAGATGCCGGGTGAATTGGAGAGTGGAGGAGGATCCGTCCACTCCGCTGGCCGAAGGCGATGTCGTCTCGATGCAGGGGCTCGGGCGTTTTAAAGTGCTTGTTGTTGAAGGATTAACCAAAAAGGGCAGAGTAAGAGTCAAAATCGGCAAATTTATCTAA
- a CDS encoding DivIVA domain-containing protein: MPLTPLDIHNKEFGRRLRGYDEDEVNEFLDQVIKDYEALIRENKEIQNQALALQEKLNHFANIEETLSKTIIVAQEAADEVRGNAKKEAQLIVKEAEKNADRIINESLSKSRKVALEVEELKKQASIYRARFRTLVEAQLELLSHDSWDSLEGPPSTISAESSRGF, encoded by the coding sequence ATGCCGCTCACGCCATTGGACATACATAACAAAGAATTCGGCAGACGTCTTCGCGGATACGACGAGGATGAAGTGAATGAGTTTCTCGATCAAGTCATTAAAGACTATGAAGCGCTCATCCGCGAGAACAAAGAGATCCAGAACCAGGCACTTGCCCTGCAAGAGAAGCTGAATCACTTCGCTAACATTGAAGAGACGCTGAGCAAGACGATTATCGTTGCGCAAGAAGCGGCTGATGAAGTGCGCGGCAACGCGAAGAAGGAAGCGCAGCTGATCGTGAAGGAAGCGGAGAAGAACGCGGACCGCATCATTAACGAATCATTGAGCAAGTCCCGCAAAGTCGCGCTTGAGGTCGAGGAGCTGAAGAAGCAGGCTTCGATCTATCGAGCAAGATTCCGTACGCTCGTGGAAGCGCAGCTTGAGCTGCTCAGCCATGACAGCTGGGATTCGCTGGAAGGACCGCCTTCAACCATTTCTGCGGAGAGCAGCCGCGGTTTTTAA
- the ileS gene encoding isoleucine--tRNA ligase, which translates to MQRVDVKEKARSRDMRVLSKWKEEDTFKQSIVNREGKPNFVFYEGPPTANGAPHIGHMLGRVIKDFIGRYKTMDGYRVVRKAGWDTHGLPVELGVEKQLGISGKQEIENYGVEAFINKCKNSVFEYERQWRELTEAIGYWTNMDDPYITLNNNYIESVWQILSTIHGKGLLYRGHRVSPYCPCCQTTLSSHEVAQGYEDVKDLSATVKFKLVDSNESVLAWTTTPWTLPANVALAVNPNLEYVRVAQGGEVFIVAKALAESVFKGEYEVGEELKGEELLGLKYSPPFKYVEVENGHFIIGGDFVSDTSGTGIVHIAPAHGDDDYKVARANGVSFLNVVDNAGRYVDAVTDLAGRFVKECDVDIVKMLSERGLLFSKERYEHSYPFCWRCKTPLIYYATDSWFIETTAVKDQLIANNSSVDWYPGHLREGRFGKFLEDLVDWNISRNRYWGTPLNVWICDSCGGQHSPGSRADLVKRSVSPISEDIELHKPYVDEVKLHCPHCEGGVMTRTSEVIDVWFDSGSMPFAQYHHPFENEQTFSEQYPADMICEGIDQTRGWFFSLLAVSTLYNGKAPYKAVISTGHILDENGQKMSKSKGNVIDPWEIIDEYGTDAFRWALLADSAPWNSKRFSRGIVGEAKSKVIDTIVNTHAFFALYASIDGYDPASQPVRVSDNQLDRWIVSRLNSLIVQVNKSLASYDFLNAAKGIEVFVDEMSNWYIRRSRDRFWGSGLTDDKLDAYGTLRSVLLTLSRLIAPYAPLLAEDVYTNLGDGSSVHLADYPKADEAAIDEKLERDMETARQIVELARNVRNETGIKTRQPLSELIVALDNEFDLAPYEDVIKDEINVKAITIASGDSGFVDFTFKLNLKVAGKKYGKHVGPIQGYLKSLTAEQTSEIVKAGVLSFTSAEGESFDITLDELLVEKQAKSGFASASGYQLTVAVNTDITPELEQEGLVREVIRAVQDTRKKLDLPIEMRVHLVLDADAELQAALTAFEAVLFENVLLKSVEYAKAEDMERVSLGDREIGISVVRV; encoded by the coding sequence ATGCAGCGCGTCGATGTGAAGGAGAAGGCAAGAAGCCGCGATATGCGTGTTCTGTCGAAGTGGAAAGAGGAAGATACGTTCAAGCAGTCTATCGTAAATCGGGAGGGTAAGCCGAATTTTGTATTCTATGAAGGTCCTCCGACAGCAAATGGTGCGCCGCACATCGGGCACATGCTTGGCCGTGTCATCAAGGATTTCATCGGACGTTACAAAACGATGGATGGTTACCGAGTTGTACGTAAGGCTGGCTGGGATACGCACGGGCTGCCGGTTGAACTAGGTGTTGAGAAGCAACTGGGCATCTCCGGCAAACAAGAGATCGAGAACTATGGCGTTGAAGCATTCATCAACAAATGTAAAAACAGCGTATTCGAGTACGAGCGTCAATGGCGCGAGCTGACTGAAGCGATCGGCTACTGGACCAACATGGACGATCCATACATCACGCTGAACAATAACTATATCGAGAGTGTTTGGCAGATTCTGTCGACGATTCATGGCAAAGGGCTGCTGTACCGCGGTCACCGCGTAAGCCCGTACTGCCCTTGCTGCCAGACGACGCTTAGCTCGCATGAAGTGGCACAAGGCTACGAAGACGTGAAGGATCTTAGTGCAACGGTGAAGTTCAAGCTTGTTGATTCGAATGAATCCGTGCTTGCATGGACGACGACGCCTTGGACGCTTCCGGCGAACGTGGCGCTTGCTGTCAATCCGAATTTGGAATACGTACGTGTTGCTCAAGGCGGGGAAGTATTTATCGTCGCTAAAGCACTCGCCGAGAGTGTGTTCAAAGGCGAGTACGAGGTTGGCGAGGAGCTGAAAGGCGAAGAGTTGCTTGGTCTCAAATATTCGCCTCCGTTCAAATATGTGGAAGTCGAGAATGGCCACTTTATCATTGGCGGCGACTTCGTCAGCGATACAAGCGGTACAGGTATCGTTCATATTGCTCCCGCACACGGTGACGATGACTACAAGGTTGCCCGCGCGAATGGCGTAAGCTTCCTGAACGTTGTCGATAACGCGGGTCGTTATGTGGATGCAGTCACGGATCTTGCGGGACGCTTCGTTAAAGAGTGCGACGTCGATATCGTGAAAATGCTCAGCGAGCGCGGATTGCTCTTCTCCAAAGAGCGTTATGAGCACAGCTATCCATTCTGCTGGCGTTGTAAGACGCCTCTGATCTACTATGCAACTGACAGCTGGTTCATCGAGACAACTGCCGTGAAGGATCAATTGATCGCGAACAACAGCAGCGTGGATTGGTATCCAGGTCATCTCCGTGAAGGCCGCTTCGGCAAATTCCTGGAGGATCTCGTTGACTGGAACATCAGCCGTAACCGTTACTGGGGTACGCCGCTGAACGTATGGATCTGTGATAGCTGCGGCGGACAACATTCACCAGGCAGCAGAGCGGATCTCGTGAAGCGTTCGGTGTCGCCGATCTCGGAAGATATCGAGCTGCATAAACCTTATGTGGACGAAGTGAAGCTGCACTGCCCACATTGCGAGGGCGGAGTGATGACAAGAACCTCCGAAGTTATCGACGTTTGGTTCGACAGCGGTTCGATGCCATTCGCGCAGTATCACCATCCGTTCGAGAATGAGCAAACATTCAGCGAACAGTATCCGGCAGACATGATCTGCGAAGGAATCGACCAAACACGCGGCTGGTTCTTCAGCTTGCTCGCCGTATCGACGCTCTATAACGGCAAAGCGCCATATAAAGCGGTCATCTCGACAGGCCATATTCTGGATGAGAACGGCCAGAAGATGTCGAAGTCGAAGGGCAACGTTATCGATCCGTGGGAAATCATCGACGAGTATGGTACGGACGCGTTCCGCTGGGCGCTGCTTGCGGACAGTGCGCCGTGGAACAGTAAGCGGTTCTCTCGCGGCATCGTAGGTGAAGCGAAGTCGAAGGTGATCGACACGATCGTGAACACGCATGCGTTCTTCGCGCTCTATGCTTCGATCGACGGTTATGATCCGGCATCGCAGCCGGTTCGCGTTTCTGACAATCAACTTGACCGCTGGATTGTATCGCGCCTGAACAGCCTAATCGTTCAAGTGAATAAGAGCTTGGCGAGCTACGACTTCTTGAATGCGGCAAAAGGCATTGAAGTGTTCGTAGACGAAATGAGCAACTGGTACATCCGCCGTTCGCGTGACCGGTTCTGGGGCAGCGGCTTGACGGATGATAAGCTGGACGCATACGGCACGCTTCGTTCTGTACTGTTGACACTTTCCCGTTTAATTGCGCCGTATGCACCGCTCCTTGCTGAGGATGTATATACGAACCTTGGCGACGGCAGCAGCGTTCATCTGGCTGACTATCCGAAGGCAGATGAAGCGGCAATCGACGAGAAGCTTGAGCGTGATATGGAAACAGCAAGACAGATCGTTGAGCTGGCACGCAACGTCCGTAACGAAACAGGCATCAAGACGCGTCAGCCGCTCTCCGAGCTGATCGTTGCGCTTGATAACGAGTTTGATCTTGCGCCATACGAAGATGTCATCAAGGATGAAATCAACGTCAAGGCGATCACTATCGCAAGCGGCGACAGCGGCTTCGTTGACTTCACATTTAAGCTGAACTTGAAAGTGGCGGGCAAGAAGTATGGCAAGCATGTCGGACCAATCCAAGGCTACTTGAAATCGCTGACTGCCGAGCAAACGAGCGAGATCGTTAAAGCTGGCGTATTGAGCTTCACTTCTGCGGAAGGCGAGAGCTTCGATATTACGCTTGATGAGCTGCTCGTGGAGAAACAAGCGAAGTCCGGGTTTGCATCGGCTTCCGGCTATCAGCTGACGGTAGCGGTCAACACGGATATTACACCTGAGCTGGAACAGGAAGGCCTTGTACGCGAAGTGATTCGCGCTGTGCAAGACACGCGTAAGAAGCTCGATCTGCCAATCGAGATGCGCGTTCACCTTGTGCTTGATGCAGATGCAGAGCTGCAAGCGGCGCTTACGGCGTTCGAAGCCGTTCTTTTCGAGAACGTACTGCTGAAGAGTGTCGAGTATGCGAAAGCAGAAGACATGGAACGCGTATCGCTTGGGGATCGCGAGATTGGAATTTCCGTTGTAAGGGTATAG
- a CDS encoding DUF5665 domain-containing protein, protein MTEVNDEQDLKRVRHSLDALEKRLQKVVIEMERSQIADYVTLLNRPFSLMWRNLLGGTSRGIGIAIGFTFFAATILYVLQLLGALNLPIIGDYIADIVRIVQHQLEGKTY, encoded by the coding sequence ATGACGGAAGTCAATGATGAACAGGATCTGAAGAGGGTTCGGCATTCGCTCGACGCGCTTGAGAAGCGTCTGCAGAAAGTCGTCATCGAGATGGAGCGGTCGCAAATTGCCGATTATGTTACGCTTCTGAATCGGCCGTTCTCGCTCATGTGGCGCAACCTGCTTGGCGGCACGTCGCGCGGTATCGGCATCGCGATCGGATTTACTTTCTTTGCAGCGACGATTCTGTACGTGCTTCAGCTGCTCGGTGCGCTTAATTTGCCTATAATAGGTGACTATATTGCCGATATTGTCCGCATCGTTCAGCATCAGCTTGAAGGCAAAACTTACTGA
- a CDS encoding TraR/DksA C4-type zinc finger protein translates to MTKLTNNQLSNLRSSLVVEKAAIEQRLASSDHYGLANSYKDASGDLSSYDNHPADAATETYERGKDIALHEQEELHLNRINAALEAMENGSYGKCSTCGVQISHARLQALPDTLYCTAHSPRQDVSDHRPVEEQYLSPPFGRTSMDDHEDGYNGFDGEDAWQIVESYGNSDSPAMSENANVQRYDEVGIEADEADGYVESLESFLATDITGKHVSVVRNKEYYSYMEHEEGDHTLE, encoded by the coding sequence ATGACGAAACTTACGAATAACCAGCTCAGCAACTTGCGGAGCAGCCTTGTCGTTGAGAAGGCTGCAATTGAACAGCGGTTAGCCAGCAGCGATCATTATGGCTTAGCCAATTCATACAAAGATGCCTCCGGCGATTTGTCCTCCTACGACAATCATCCTGCCGATGCGGCAACAGAAACCTATGAGCGCGGCAAGGATATTGCGCTGCATGAACAGGAAGAGCTTCACTTGAATCGCATCAACGCAGCACTGGAGGCCATGGAAAACGGCTCGTACGGCAAATGCAGCACTTGCGGCGTGCAGATCTCGCACGCGCGTCTGCAGGCGCTGCCGGATACTCTCTATTGCACGGCGCATTCGCCTCGTCAGGACGTATCGGACCATCGGCCTGTGGAGGAACAATATCTGTCTCCCCCATTTGGAAGAACCAGCATGGATGACCACGAGGACGGCTACAATGGCTTCGATGGCGAAGATGCTTGGCAAATCGTTGAATCGTACGGCAACTCCGATTCGCCGGCCATGTCAGAGAACGCGAATGTACAGCGCTACGATGAAGTCGGCATTGAAGCCGATGAAGCCGATGGCTATGTTGAATCGCTCGAAAGCTTCCTGGCCACCGACATTACGGGCAAGCATGTCAGCGTAGTGCGCAATAAAGAATATTACAGCTACATGGAGCATGAAGAAGGCGACCACACGCTGGAGTAG